The genomic interval AGAGAAGAGTCAATTTTTGTAATACTTGTCACAAGAGATTAGGGTTTGTAAGATACAACCCTAAACCCATTTGGAAACTGAGTGGGCAGATGTGTAGAAAGTGTTGGGATTCCAAAAACAACTCTCTAAACTGAAGGGAAGGTATGTGATGTAAAATGCGTTAGAATAGTTGGAGTTTGAATCATTTTACAAAATTACCAAACTAGAGAACCCAGATATTCTGTCGCATCTGAATATTATTACATCGAAATTCATTGTCTTCTGTAGGCTAGTTAATTTCAAGACTTAATTATATTTCATCAGTATTATTCCAACATTTCTAAAATTATTAAAAAAAGTACACGTATATATCTGATCTAAAAATATATCGAACTTTATTTTTAAATATTTATTGGTCAACAAGAATATGCTTAAGGCCAGTCTGATGGATCATCTCCAAAGCATAGAAACAATTCCCAAACCACTTATGCACAAACCGGCATAAGCCACTTGGGGCACACTAATACTCGCGGCTCCTATTGCGAGTGCGATTCCTGATATGGTCATCAAAATTTCACCCTTTCTTCTACTCGTTAAATGCAAGTTAATCATCTTTAATTTATAACGGGTTTATAAAGGATTTTCTTTTTAATTTTACCACCGAGTCCTTTTCAAATTTTACTATTAATCCCACATAGTTTCATAAAAGTTTGTCATTGAATGATGTATTCATTAGCTAAACTAAAGTAGTTTAATCATAGAAAAAATTAAAGATGGCTCAAATTTCCTGCACCAGAGGAATATGGTGATTGGCCGGGGAAGTTTCGCCTAAAATGTCCAGAGGGTCTCTTGGAAAGCAGCTCTATGAACCAGGCTTCATGTTCGATTTCCTCTTGCATTATTCTTTGGGCAATATCATATGTTCTGGGATCCTTTCCAGCTGTCATGTCACAAACTTCTCCCCATGAACGGATTGCGCATTGTTCTGCCTCCAACAAAACCTTTATGATAGAAGTCAGATCTTTCCAATTCTCTGGCAAATAAGCATCCGGACACCCAGCTTGCGTTGCAAAGTCTCGAATATCACGAGGTAAACTACCTCCTAGTTCATAAAGTCTGGGTACCATTGCTTCAAAATGATTTCTATCTTCAATTCTTGCATCTTCAACTATTTCTTTTATTCCCTCTCCATCTAGGCCCGTACAATGCATCCTTAATATAGTATAATAATAGTAAGTCGTAAATTCTGCACCCACTCCCTTTGTAACTAATTCCTTTAATCTCTCAACATTAACTCCATTTTTTTCTAATACCTCTAAAGCAACTACATTCGGAACATATTCATTATTCTCGGTCATCATCAAGCTTTAGATAATTGAATATAAAAATATTATTGTAAAAGGATCAGACTATCCAATAAGTACTATATCATAAGATTTGATTATTTTGTTAATTCATCCATTGAACACAACCCCTCTCGTTCAATCAATTGAAGTAAACAAATAGCAAAGCCAACGTGTGAACAATCATCAGACCTGCAATTTTTGCATTGAGGGACACTATCTATTATGTCTACTATGACACCATGTCTCAAATATCTATCGTAAAGTTTCACCTGGGTTGGTTTGGGTAATTTGATATCTCTTAAAATCAATGGTGGATCAAGTTCATAATTATCTCCAACAAATGATTTACAATTCATCCAATTAAGAAACGCAAATGTCCCTTCATCAAGGCTTTCACATTTTTCAACTTTATTCACCTGTTGTGTCTTCGAATTGATTTTGTCTAGGTCAGACATTATCTATCTGGTCATCTTATATACAAGATTCTCAGTTATAAGACTTTAATCTCAATAACGAATCGTTCTGGATTGTCATCCTGCTGTATCATTGAGAGCAAGAACCCCTTTGAGTCGGACAATTTTCAGCTCTTATTATAAGGAAGTGACCGGAAAAAGCAAAAATATCATAAGTTTTGTGATTGACATTAAATACTACCAAATTATGTAACTTGTAAAGTTAGTCTCCAAGACCATAGTTTCATGTAGCCCCCCTGGGTCTTATCCTACATATTTAATCAAAGGATAAATCCACGAATCGAATATCAACAACATTATGCGATAGTTGGGACATCTATATCTAAAATTATTCATATTTGATTTTGTGCATTTTCTTTATTTAGTATAATTGAAGCAATAAAAGTCATTATTCTTGCAGCTTAGCAAAAGGACATTAAAATTTTTATGTCTAGTTTTTCAAATAAATAAAGCTTTCAAACCATGAATTTCGGAAAACCAAAATCAAGAATATACCACATTGGGTTAATTTTAACATTATTCGCTATCCAAGTCAGTATATATTGATGCTCTGAGGTAAGCTATTAATTTCAATTAGAATCGTTATTTGAAAATTATCTTTATTCAAAGTGGCATCTATGTAACTATAGCCCACTGAATTATATCTAGATATGATGATCAATGGAATGAAGTAAATAGCCCCCGTATCACAAGGTATTGTCTCTAGTATTACAATACAGGGGTATTTGTATCAAATCCATACCGAGTCCACTTTTTGTCTACTAGAGTTTTAGTTTCATAATCAACCACTACCTCTTCCTGTATTTCCCTAAAGAATCCTTCTTCTTTCCACTTCGTGGTTGCATCTATACCCATTTTGGAACCATAATTAAGGAGGGGAGACGCCGGGTCAAGAGTATCAGTTGGGACGTTTTCAATAATCATAGTATCTCTCTTTGGGTCTGATTTGGTAGTTACAGCCCAAATTACATCTTCCATATTATGAACATTTACATGGTAATCAACTACAATGAAAATTTTTGTCAGCGATAATTGTCCC from Candidatus Nitrosocosmicus hydrocola carries:
- the dps gene encoding DNA protection during starvation protein — protein: MTENNEYVPNVVALEVLEKNGVNVERLKELVTKGVGAEFTTYYYYTILRMHCTGLDGEGIKEIVEDARIEDRNHFEAMVPRLYELGGSLPRDIRDFATQAGCPDAYLPENWKDLTSIIKVLLEAEQCAIRSWGEVCDMTAGKDPRTYDIAQRIMQEEIEHEAWFIELLSKRPSGHFRRNFPGQSPYSSGAGNLSHL